DNA sequence from the uncultured Ilyobacter sp. genome:
CTTCTCCGCTGGTAGACTCTCTTTTGAAATTTTTTCCAGCCTTATTCATATAAAGGTTCAAATCTTCTTCATCAATTTTTTTGTTCCCATTAACTGTAACGGCTGCAAATTCAGCAACATTAGAAAAAATTTCCATGAAATTGAAAAGTGCCTTGTTTGACTTTATCTGCTGGTCATCTGCGAGCATAACTTTTTCTAGTGAATAATTTTCTAGTTCAGGCACTAGTATTACAGGTTTATGATGGGTATTTAGCAGGACTTTTTCTTCATGGGTAAGTTCATCTGATTTTGCAAGTATTGCTAGGTCGAAAAATTTTAATTCTTCCAGCAGTATTTTAGAAGAATCTCCTATCATGTTGTAAAAATTGGCGTCTTTCATTATAGAAAGAAATGTTTTTTCTATTCTTTCTGAACGTTCTTTTTCAGACTGTGTTATTCTCTGATATTCTTTATCGATGTTTTTTATCTTAAGTCTGTAAAGATCATCGGCAGCCATGAATTCTTTGAATTCATCTTTGTCCACAACTGAATGTATAAACATTCCTACAATATCCGCATCGGGATAACTTTCTTTTATCATTTTTGCGTACTTTGTCAAATATTCAACATCTTTTTCCTCAACAAATGCTACCAATATTCTGTTTAGCATTGTTAATCACCCTCCTTTTAAAAAATATTTATATGGCTCTGATTTATGTAATGAAATATTTGGATTTAATTTAGGCCTGATAAAATAGTTATTCTTTCTAAAAAAACAAACTCCTTTTATAATTTTCTCCTGAGGGTAAATAAGTTAAATTAAAGGGTACAATTATTTAGATAAACTATTGAATTTATTACTTTTACATTGAAATAAAGATAGCAACTAAGAGTGATTATTGAGTCATGTCAACCTTGTTCTCTCACTAAAAAAATAATGTGTTTTCAAAATAAAGGTAAGAAAATCAAAAAATAAACTTTAAAACTAAAATATGAACCTGTCCACTGGGTGAACAGGTTCATATAGCTTGATGACTCGATATAATTTTTTTGTTAGAGATAATCAAAAGACATAGTGAACCCCTATTATATGTTGGTTGGAATCAGAGGAATTATAACTTGATTTTTTGACCTCAGTAAAGCTATCATTTATCTTGTAAGAATAGGATAGGTCTATGTACTTCATCTGAAGTTTCAGCTGATTAAACCACTGAAGAGAATGGTCGGTACCAATACTGTTACCGCTCCAATCTGTTTTATCTCTTGATTCATTCGCCCCAAAGACATAATCTACCCATCCGCTAAAATAGATATTCCATCCGTTTTTAAATGCATAAAGTTTTTTACCATAGGCTGCATTTAAAAGATAACCGTCCCACTTATCCTCTATACTCCCGTCATAGGCTTCATCATGGTATCTGGCTAAGAGGTTCATCCTGACATAGTCAAATCCTTTAATGTAGACGTCATTACCAATACCTATCTGATGTCTTTTGAGTCCTCCCCCGTAAGAGCTGTCATCAAAATCGTACTGATATGAAATAAACCACTCCTTAAACTTCCAGAAAGAAAGGTCCCGTCCTAAAATTCCATCGAGAGAGAGCCTAGGGTTGATCTCCCCATAAAGGTTAGGGTCTTTACCATGGACATCACTCGAGCCTGAATCAAAGGCATCGAAAAAATCAACGAACCAATACATGTCAAGAAGGTTGTATCTATGGAACCCCTCGAATTCTATATACCGATCATCAATACTTTCACTATAACCATCAGCGGCATTGTTCCCCTGAAATACACTCACACTGGTATAGTTGTAGTTCCACGGTTCATAGGATCCGAAGGAATTGATGCTAACCATTAATAACAGAATACCAAATATTTTTTTCATCGCTACCATCCTTTTTAATTATGCTCTTACTCTGAAGTTTTAGACATTAAAAATTCTCTAGAGTTGGTCTATATTGTATAAAAATAAAAGGATTTTTACAACTTGAAATTAAAATATAGATAGTAAAAAATATTATAGCATTTAATTATATGCAGGATTTTATAGTCTTGAATTGTATAACAAACTGCGACAAAAAATATTATGGTAAAAAACAATTTATTAAAAAATTAATTTTAGTAATTGGGATCTTAAGAATTATATAAAAACAGAGCAAATTTATCATTAGAGGAGGGGTTATGAAAAAAGTATTATTAAACAATGGGGTTGAAATACCGATTATCGGATTAGGAACATTTAAAGCCAAGGGAGAAGAGGTTTATACGGCTGTAAAAACAGCTATCGCCAATGGTTATACTCATATAGATACGGCTATGATATATGGTAATGAAAAAGAGATAAATAGGGCGATAAAGGATAGCGGAGTAAAGAGAGAAAACTTGTTTATCACAACAAAACTGTGGAACTCAGATCAGGGATATGAATCTACAAAAAAAGCATTTCAGAAATCATTAGATGACTTGGGTTTAGATTATATTGATTTATATTTAATTCATTGGAATAAAGGGATAGAAAATGCTGCAGAGTCATGGAAGGCTATGGAGGAACTTTATAAGGATGGAAAGATAAAGGCTATCGGAGTATCTAACTTTACCATGTATCACATAGAAAAACTTCTTGAAACTGCCCTAGTTAAACCTGCCGTAAATCAGGTGGAATGTCATATAGGACTGCCACAGTACGATCTTCAGAAATACTGTGAGAGCAAGGGGATAAAACTAACTGCCTATGCACCTATGCAAGCTGGTAAAATTTTTCAAAGTGATGAATTAAAAGCAATTGCAGATAAACACGGAAAATCCATTGCCCATGTGGCCTTAAAGTTTCTCGTAGACAGAGGAATTATCGTAATCCCTAAGTCAGTTAAGACTGAGAGAATAATCAGTAACAAGGATATCTTTGACTTAGAACTTGATTCAGAAGATTTGAAAGTGATCAAATCTCTCTGGAATGGGAAAAGGTTATACACTGATCCAGACAACTGTTATTTTTAGTCAATAGAAAACAGCAGCCATCCAGCTGCTGTTTTTTTCTTTTGGAGAATTTGAGCTGTCCAGGGAAACTTTGAATCTAGAAAGGAAATTTTGAGAAATTTTAGAAAAAACATTCATAAAAGGAGGGGTTGATATGAGTGAAAAACAACTTGAAGACAAGATAATAGAGCTTTTACCGAAAACATCTCTTTTTGGCGGGGTAGATCTAAAAGAGATTCATTTTTTTGTAGAGAGTCTTATAGAGAAAAGGAGTAAGGCTGGTGAAATTATACTAAAAGAGGGAGAATCCCCTGGAGATTCCTATCTTTTATTGGAGGGAGAGGTAAAACTCACTGTCAGGGATAGGCGGGTTGATAAATTCGGTCCTGGGACAGTTTTTGGACTAGATTCCACAATAGGAATCCAAAAGCAGATTACCACTGCCACTGCAGAAACCGACGTGATTTTGGCAATTATTCCAAAGATGAGCCTCTATACTCTATCTCAGAAAAATCCTGATTTATTTAGCAAGCTCATACTAAACGTAGCCAGAGACCTTGCAAGGGCCCTAAAGGGCATGGAAAGGATAATCGAAG
Encoded proteins:
- a CDS encoding outer membrane protein OmpK, coding for MKKIFGILLLMVSINSFGSYEPWNYNYTSVSVFQGNNAADGYSESIDDRYIEFEGFHRYNLLDMYWFVDFFDAFDSGSSDVHGKDPNLYGEINPRLSLDGILGRDLSFWKFKEWFISYQYDFDDSSYGGGLKRHQIGIGNDVYIKGFDYVRMNLLARYHDEAYDGSIEDKWDGYLLNAAYGKKLYAFKNGWNIYFSGWVDYVFGANESRDKTDWSGNSIGTDHSLQWFNQLKLQMKYIDLSYSYKINDSFTEVKKSSYNSSDSNQHIIGVHYVF
- a CDS encoding aldo/keto reductase; its protein translation is MKKVLLNNGVEIPIIGLGTFKAKGEEVYTAVKTAIANGYTHIDTAMIYGNEKEINRAIKDSGVKRENLFITTKLWNSDQGYESTKKAFQKSLDDLGLDYIDLYLIHWNKGIENAAESWKAMEELYKDGKIKAIGVSNFTMYHIEKLLETALVKPAVNQVECHIGLPQYDLQKYCESKGIKLTAYAPMQAGKIFQSDELKAIADKHGKSIAHVALKFLVDRGIIVIPKSVKTERIISNKDIFDLELDSEDLKVIKSLWNGKRLYTDPDNCYF
- a CDS encoding cyclic nucleotide-binding domain-containing protein; this translates as MSEKQLEDKIIELLPKTSLFGGVDLKEIHFFVESLIEKRSKAGEIILKEGESPGDSYLLLEGEVKLTVRDRRVDKFGPGTVFGLDSTIGIQKQITTATAETDVILAIIPKMSLYTLSQKNPDLFSKLILNVARDLARALKGMERIIEDYVLLEEKHLL